A segment of the Neochlamydia sp. S13 genome:
TTGATTAAGGCCATATTCCTTGTCTATAGGCAATTAGCTATTGCCTATAAGGAACCTTAGCTTGTTCTTTGCTTAACAAGGCAAATTTAGAGAGGAGTAAAGGGGTTTTCATCTTAGCAACTCATGAGATGGATACTACTGCTTTTTCTACTCATGAAGTGTCCAAGACATTTAAAGTTTGAGCAAAGAATAGAAAAAGGATTTAGATTCTTGAAAAGTCCTGCTCCTTTGTTTCTCTTTCTAAAAAAGCCAAAAAGAAGAGAAGCTCTTTTAATGGTAATGGCTCTATGCCTTTTAGGTTATTCTGCGCTTAAATATAAAATGCGAGAAAAATTTATACGAATTTGGAAGAAAGCCCTAGAATTATCTTTAAGATGCTTAGGGCTCCTTACCAAAAATTCTACTATTGTGAAGGGGGGACAAGAAATTGCGGATAAAAAAAGAGCCCTCAACTTAAATCTGAGGGCTCTTTAAAGGTAAAAAATTCTATTTTATACTAGGCTTTAGGCCGCAAAAGCCACAGGTCCTAAAGTAGTTAATCTAGTCAACTTCGCTTCTTGCTCTTCTTTATATGTCTCGTGCCTAAATGAATAGTAGAGACGAGCCATACCTACAGCAGAAGTAGCAAGCCAAGCAGCTCCTAAAGCAATGAAAAACGCAGGTGTATTGAGAGTAAGTGCAAAACCTACCAACCCCATGGCAATCGCTGCAATTTTAACTACATTGAAAGCAATAGAGAGCCAATCTTTTGTTTTACTTGCCTGATAATCTTTAACCAGCTGATCTCTTTCAACAATTCTTACTTTGCAATCAACCAGCTTCTTGTCTGCAATACTATCAAACAGAGTTACATGTGTTGAATGTAGACGCTGCTCATATTTGCTAACCAATTTTTCACGAAGGCTTAAGAATTTCTTGTCAAGATCATTTAAATACTCCTGCTCTAAAGCATCTGCCGGTGTTTTCTCAAATTTCTCTTTTCCAAATTTTGCTTTTAACTTGGCAGCTTTTTGTGTTTCATTTAAGTTCAAGAATTTAATCGCACGTTTTTTAATCTCCCACTTATTCAATCTAAGCTTTTCTATCTCGCTGGTTACATCGCTATTTTTTTTCTGTAGCGCTAAGGATGTGTCTACCAAGCTTAAAGAAGAGCTAATAATTCCTAGTGTATCTTTAATTACACGGAGGGGTGAAAGTAAGCTAAGTACCCTAAAGAAAGGAAGTCTATTTAGCTGGACTGATATTTTAGCCAAATTCAACAGTCCCATGTTTACCAAAAACTGCCCTGTTCCAATTCCTCTAGAAACGCTTCCAAAAGCCTTGCTAGCAACTTTCCAAGAAGAATCTTTGTGCCAGCCTTTAGTGACCCAGTATTTAGCATCGCCAAAAATTCCTCCCACATCTAAAACAGTATCTACTACATCAAAATGATTGTAGAGATTGTTAAAACCAGGCGTTTGTGCTTTAAAAGCATACTTAGCAAAATAAATGGAAGATTTTGCTAGCTTGCAAACTGATTGAATACTCTCAGAAGTGGAAAAAGAATAAGCATAAAAAGCTACAATATGCCTTACAGCATGGCTAAAATTTTCAAACACTTTCTTAGCGCAATTAGTAATTTTATTGCGAGAAGAAGATGCTAAATTATTTGCAGGCTTATGCTGAGAAGCAGGAGCTTGCTCAACAGTAACAGTATGCCCATCTAGCTGACCGTGGATAAAATCTTCCTCTTCTCCGTAGTATGGCTCTGTTGGCGGGACGCCTTGTGTGGATGACAATGTATTCATAATTATTTTCCTTGTTTAGGGTTTATTATTAACATTTTATTTATGCTATCCTCAGCTTATGAAATTATCCAACTGCCTGCAGCTGGTCTTTTGCTCTGGAGATTTACAAGGCGATAGTTATAAATCGCTTCCAAGAGAAAAGCTGCCAATCCGCAGCCTGCTGCTGCACAACCCATTGCTGCTATGCCAGGTACTGCTATATATCCTGTGGTAGCTAAAATCTTTAAATTAATCTCAGCTATATAAGAAGCCAAACTTATTATACTTAAAACTATTTTGTAGGTTTGCTTGGTGTCCACAACATTAGCTAAGTGTTTAACTTCATTAACAGATAGGCATAAAATCGCCATTGCCTCAATTCCTTGTAAACCTATTACTAAGGAGATTTTTGCAAACATTGGACTCATTCTTCCTAAGCAATTCGTAAGGCAAGTAAAAAGCATTGTGTTAGAGTTTACTAACCTAGAAAAATTTTTACCTATCGTTGCTTTTATCTTTAACAGGTTAATGAGTGCTAATTCATCCAGCCAAAAAAATAGGCCTCCTATATCAGCTACCAAAGAACCTATACTTGCAAATAGAGACCATTTGTTGAAAACCTTTTTATTTTTACTGTTTTTCTCTATCTCACAGTATCGCTTATTAACTAAATCATTCGCATCTATAGCCAGATCACCTAAGGTTAGTAGGCTATCAGTGGCGCTAAGAGCTCCTAATAAGCGTGCCCCTTGATAAGTATTACCCCTTATACAAGCTAATCCTGTCAGCAAATGAATGCTCAATTTGAAAACTTTTCCAAAAAATGAGCGTTCAGCAAAAACTTGAGCAATTACTCGAAAAAGATCGATAAAAAAAACCTTTAATTCAAACCAAGTAGATTTTATATCGTACCCTAGCAAAGTATCTTTTGCTACGGAAGAGTCAGGAGAAGGCAAAAATGTTAAGTTTAAGGTTGCGCTATTTATTGCTTGCATCCTTTTCTCTCATGAAAAACCTATTAAGAATCCCCACTATACCAAGCTTTTTTATTTACCTAAAGAGAAAATAAATTTTAATGCAAAAAAGTACAATAACTAGAGCATAAACAATTGAAATAAACATTAAAAACCAATAGGTATTTTAAAACAAAAGATTATAATATATAGTTAATAAATTATATAAATGGCGATCGTCATAAAAACAAATACTAAAAGTATGTTTTTCTTATTACTCATCCTTTAAGCCTGCCTTAGGATAAGCTAAGAACCCTTTTCCCTTACCTATTGACTTTGTTTTCATTGAGAAAAAAAGCTATAAAAAGACAGATGACCTAATCGAAAATTATCGTTTATTAGAAGTAAATCTTTTCTTACAAAGCGCAAGGAAGAAGAAATAGGGCTTATAAAGACATGCAGATCATTTCTAAAGAGACCTCTCCGCAAGAACAACTTTTTTTTATTAAAAAAATTCTCCGCAAGATCAAGGGTCAGCGAATAAAAAGCCTACAAAAGAAGCAGGTACCGCTTTTAGCAATAATAGAAGGGATGGCTTTAAATTATTTACAGTAAGTAAAGCCCTTTCGACAACTAGCTACTAAAGGGTAGCTGCTAATCGAAGGATAGAAGTATAAAAAGAGTCCAACGCGCGCCAAAATAAGGATTAACTTATTCATCTTAAAGGCCTTTTTCACCTTAAAAGCTCCATGCAATGAGGCGGGTTATATGATTAAATTTAGCTTATATAATTATTTCTAATTTTTTAAATCCTAAAATCCATCTTTTTATCCTTAGGAAAGCCGCGAATCAACTCTTCAGCAAGCATAGCTTTTTTACCCTCAAGCTGGAGTTCAAGAATGCGAAGGGCTCCTTGCCCACAAGCAACTATTAACTCTTCTTTATCAGTAGGCAATAAGGTCCCAGCTGGCCCTCCTTGATCGGCTAAAGGGAGGGTAGAATTAATTTTTAGGCGTTTTTTTTGCCCCCCTATATTCACATAGCACCAAGCACCTGGGTGAGGATACACGCCTCTAACAAGATTATGAATGGCCTTAGCTGAAGAACTCCAGTTAATCTCACCATCCTCCAATTCTATTTTTGGAGCAAACGTTGCCTGAGAATGGTCTTGCTCAACATGCTCCACACTACCTTGCTCAAACTGATCAAGCACTTCTACCAAAGCTTTGCCTCCAGCCTCGCACAGTAGACGTTCCAGCTCCCCATAGGTAGTATTGGGACCAATAGGGACTTTGACCATTTTAATAATATCCCCAGCATCCATTTTCCTTACCATATACATAATGGTAATACCTGTTTCGTTTTCTCCATTGATGATACTATGTTGGATAGGGGCGGCTCCGCGATATTTTGGTAGCAAGCTTGCATGAACGTTGATGCAGCCTTTAGAGGGTATGTCCAGAACATGTTGCTTAATAATCTCACCATAAGCAACGACTACAAATAAATCAGCCTGATAGGCTTGTAAAATCTCAGCA
Coding sequences within it:
- the fmt gene encoding methionyl-tRNA formyltransferase; its protein translation is MKIVYFGTPQFAADILQHLLNHKIRICAVVTKPDRPKGRSSDLVPTPVKRIAQLQNPPLPIHQPALVSAPEFAEILQAYQADLFVVVAYGEIIKQHVLDIPSKGCINVHASLLPKYRGAAPIQHSIINGENETGITIMYMVRKMDAGDIIKMVKVPIGPNTTYGELERLLCEAGGKALVEVLDQFEQGSVEHVEQDHSQATFAPKIELEDGEINWSSSAKAIHNLVRGVYPHPGAWCYVNIGGQKKRLKINSTLPLADQGGPAGTLLPTDKEELIVACGQGALRILELQLEGKKAMLAEELIRGFPKDKKMDFRI